In the Carassius auratus strain Wakin chromosome 50, ASM336829v1, whole genome shotgun sequence genome, one interval contains:
- the LOC113066656 gene encoding synaptic vesicle glycoprotein 2B-like — protein MPRRAHEDTEPLLSSTHIDEDDDQASSRKKLSYEEAVEKAGFGLFHWLLLVVCGWANASDAVEILCVSFLLPTARCDLHLTSAHMGLLTASIFLGMMVGGYVWGYLADRRGRRSILVISLAVNGVFGAVASLAPRFWLFLLLRFFSGVGVGGSIPVIFSYFSEFQPRLRRGAMISALATFWMAGNILAAGVAWLVIPRTSLNAHWGWLNFQSWRLFVVLCSIPSLSSALIFRLFMPESPKFLMEAGREAEALSVFQTMFKLNNRWATKPFPVPGLVIRSRDNEVKNRPTSGSRYQQFTHQLRQVLDPMKQLFVGPLASRSVSLLIIFFCISFGYYGLWMWFPELFKRTEDGGSPCANVSRFQNSVNESCYPVKTAVYMEGFITAASNLPGNIFTILLMDRIGGKILLCVSLLASSMSVFIIYVVKTKAQSLIMSCVFSGISVISWNALDVLGTELYPTQLRSSALGVFTGVGRVAAIMGNVVFGQLVDSNCAIPLLMVSALLLAGGLAALRLPQTKQTELT, from the exons atgccTCGACGGGCTCATGAGGACACAGAACCCCTGCTTTCATCCACTCATATCGACGAAGACG ATGACCAGGCATCCAGCAGAAAGAAACTTTCATATGAGGAGGCTGTTGAGAAAGCAG ggTTCGGGCTCTTCCACTGGCTGCTGTTGGTGGTCTGCGGCTGGGCGAACGCTAGCGATGCGGTGGAGATCCTGTGTGTTTCGTTCCTCTTGCCCACGGCACGCTGTGACCTCCATCTCACCTCGGCCCACATGGGGCTCCTCACCGCCAGCATATTCCTTG GGATGATGGTGGGCGGTTATGTTTGGGGGTATCTGGCTGATCGCAGAGGACGCCGGAGCATTCTGGTCATTTCTCTGGCAGTGAATGGCGTTTTTGGGGCAGTGGCCAGCTTGGCCCCGAGGTTCTGGCTCTTTTTGCTCCTGCGGTTCTTCAGTGGAGTCGG GGTCGGCGGCTCCATTCCTGTCATCTTCTCCTATTTTTCAGAGTTTCAGCCACGTTTGAGGAGGGGGGCTATGATCAGCGCTCTAGCCACCTTCTGGATGGCCGGAAATATTTTAGCGGCAG GTGTGGCGTGGTTGGTGATTCCCAGAACATCTTTGAATGCTCATTGGGGCTGGTTGAATTTTCAGAGTTGGCGTCTTTTTGTGGTCCTCTGCTCCATCCCCAGTCTGTCATCAGCACTGATTTTCAGACTGTTCATGCCAGAGAGCCCCAAGTTCCTCATGGAG GCCGGACGTGAGGCAGAGGCTTTGTCTGTGTTCCAGACGATGTTCAAACTGAACAACAGATGGGCCACAAAACCATTTCCT GTACCAGGTCTTGTGATCAGATCCAGAGATAATGAAGTAAAAAACAGACCCACTAGCGGCTCAAGATATCAGCAGTTCACCCACCAACTCAGACAG GTTCTGGACCCCATGAAACAGCTGTTTGTTGGACCCTTGGCTTCCAGAAGTGTCTCTCTGCTGATTATATTTTTCTGCATCTCGTTTGG GTATTATGGGTTATGGATGTGGTTTCCGGAGCTTTTTAAGAGAACCGAGGATGGAGGGTCTCCATGCGCCAACGTGTCTAGATTCCAAAACTCAGTAAATGAAAGCTGCTATCCAGTCAAAACTGCAG TGTACATGGAGGGTTTTATAACAGCTGCTTCAAACTTGCCGGGAAACATCTTCACTATCCTGCTCATGGACAGAATTGGCGGGAAAATCCTGCTGT GCGTCAGTTTGTTGGCGTCCAGCATGAGCGTGTTCATCATCTATGTGGTGAAGACCAAAGCTCAGAGTCTGATCATGTCCTGCGTGTTCAGTGGCATCTCGGTCATCTCCTGGAACGCTCTAGACGTGTTGGGAACTGAACTTTACCCCACACAACTACG CTCGTCAGCTCTGGGGGTTTTCACTGGAGTGGGTCGTGTGGCAGccatcatgggaaatgtagtgttTGGGCAGCTGGTGGACTCAAACTGTGCCATACCTCTGCTGATGGTGTCTGCGCTCCTGCTGGCAGGAGGACTGGCGGCTCTACGCCTGCCTCAAACTAAACAGACTGAACTCAcatga